One region of Alosa alosa isolate M-15738 ecotype Scorff River chromosome 1, AALO_Geno_1.1, whole genome shotgun sequence genomic DNA includes:
- the LOC125293577 gene encoding coiled-coil domain-containing protein 178 isoform X1, translated as MPDVELLKYPSREGASSLQDQEDRQTVCPSRRRSCALVNTPSPCVNKAVCHIQELKGKLESWLQLVKHVLNGHITHLRSEGKNLNNNMLGLTSGDGKEDGLPKELCIEGIGLLGGGFTLFDPSNGMNTLRKEAMDILMEVAYLIDRLEADRQEAKEALLKEKQTRERLRKKMDSLTLWRQQEFPVVIQNEHEACMRDIRELNWHLIRKKGKLEQVKDKVTHTQVLHLRLNEDIDFVKKHGPLVKEKLVMETDIMNKIRAAQIEADESFAKATKNLLNFECELKKEEDDFQMQKKEFVQELAKLQLHRKEQQEKYEELKSLWVGLSEKVKNTEEAITKMDDVFKSLSQQIPELEKQEDIYNDKVMALKMEIEMEVANTDHIKKCKADLQKHISESRQAGETKVAELENHLCQRRKELMALQEESKELELEIEDYTKKIHQSEQAIKQLQVDMRRIQLKIGQNEDARTKTQTELSQVMALHCSTKAKLEDLEHLTFTEEQSNRKVTKNLKKKIMVEMKDIAILKGKISAAKVEFNEKKERADNEMKELQSEFEKASSTTAALEIVVKELRKIYSDKTEQTKNLKDELANLQMVKQNCSNELQAKRNAKLQSLNAVRELHNNVSERYEDAKSRITELRSISVEYREESDMMERTAKFLPAIIEELQSICDGIQYKHEMALTVMTSLQQDITSCENRTIDTTEAHDVHFKERRAVMQKMKADLREALKENVRLANEYRVLQKVLISAKREAVFVFDEKNRAEVSFQERKQLSLLQKRMHKAMVKYFNHRSLHSQAELAYFQSLSNANNQKITTVQEELSKAIQRLSAFLHSLTDDSTTTGDDANKQSGPDANGLSSAIQAVQIAV; from the exons ATGCCTGACGTGGAACTGCTGAAATACCCCTCGAGGGAAGGAGCGTCCAGTTTACAAG ATCAGGAGGACCGTCAGACGGTGTGTCCCAGTAGGCGTCGCAGTTGCGCCTTAGTTAACACTCCATCACCATGTGTGAACAAAGCTGTCTGCCATATCCAAGAGCTAAAAGGGAAGCTGGAGAGCTGGTTGCAGCTGGTAAAGCACGTCTTAAACGGCCATATCACA CATCTTAGGTCAGAGGGGAAAAATCTGAACAACAACATGCTTGG GTTGACATCTGGTGATGGAAAAGAGGATGGCCTTCCAAAAGAACTGTGTATTGAAGGCATAGGACTTCTTGGAGGTGGCTTCACTTTATTTG ATCCTTCCAATGGGATGAACACATTGCGAAAAGAAGCCATGGATATCCTTATGGAGGTGGCGTACCTGATTGACAGACTTGAAGCAGATCGTCAAGAAGCTAAGGAGGCTCTCCTGAAGGAAAAGCAGACGCGTGAAAGACTCAGGAAGAAAATGGACAGCCTTACACTCTGGAGGCAGCAGGAGTTTCCTGTAGTAATTCAGAATG AGCATGAGGCCTGCATGCGTGACATCCGTGAGCTGAATTGGCACTTGATACGAAAGAAGGGGAAACTGGAACAAGTGAAAGACAAGGTGACCCACACTCAGGTGTTGCACCTCAGACTGAATGAAGACATTGACTTTGTGAAGAAGCATGGCCCTCTTGTCAAAGAGAAGCTCGTGATGGAGACTGATATCATGAACAAGATCAGAGCTGCGCAGATTGAG GCTGATGAGTCGTTTGCAAAGGCCACCAAAAACCTGCTTAACTTTGAGTGTGAGTTGAAAAAAGAAGAGGATGACTTTCAAATGCAAAAGAAGGAGTTTGTGCAGGAGCTGGCCAAATTGCAGCTCCATCGAAAGGAACAACA GGAGAAGTATGAGGAACTGAAGTCACTCTGGGTTGGGCTCAGTGAAAAAGTCAAAAACACTGAGGAAGCCATTACAAAAATGGATGATGTGTTTAAGAGCTTGTCTCAGCAAATCCCTGAACTGGAGAAACAGGAAGATATTTACAATGATAAG GTTATGGCACTGAAGATGGAAATAGAGATGGAGGTGGCCAACACGGATCACATCAAGAAGTGCAAAGCAGACCTGCAGAAACACATTAGTGAATCT AGGCAAGCAGGTGAAACCAAAGTAGCTGAGTTAGAGAACCATCTTTGTCAAAGACGAAAAGAACTAATGGCCTTACAAGAGGAATCGAAGGAACTAGAGCTAGAGATTGAAGACTACACCAAAAAAATCCACCAAAG TGAGCAGGCcataaagcagctgcaggtggaCATGAGGCGCATCCAGCTGAAGATTGGCCAGAACGAGGATGCGAGGACCAAGACCCAGACTGAGCTTTCCCAGGTCATGGCCCTCCACTGCTCCACCAAAGCCAAGCTGGAAGACCTGGAGCATCTGACCTTCACAGAGGAGCAGAGTAACCGG AAAGTGACAAAGAACCTGAAAAAGAAGATAATGGTTGAAATGAAAGATATTGCCATCCTCAAG GGTAAGATATCTGCAGCCAAAGTGGAGTTCAATGAGAAAAAGGAGAGGGCCGACAATGAAATGAAGGAACTTCAGAGTGAGTTTGAGAAAGCCTCCTCCACTACAGCTGCTCTGGAGATAGTAGTCAAGGAGCTAAGAAAGATTTACAGCGACAAAACAGAG CAAACTAAGAACCTGAAGGATGAGCTGGCAAACCTCCAGATGGTAAAGCAGAACTGCTCTAATGAACTTCAAGCAAAGCGCAATGCTAAACTCCAAAGTCTGAATGCAGTCAGG GAATTGCACAATAATGTCTCTGAAAGATATGAGGATGCCAAGTCTAGGATCACAGAGCTTCGTTCAATATCTGTAGAGTACAGAGAAGAATCAGACATGATGGAAAGGACTGCCAAATTTCTGCCTGCCATCATTGAGGAGTTACA GAGTATCTGTGACGGCATTCAGTATAAGCACGAGATGGCCCTTACAGTTATGACCAGCCTACAGCAGGATATCACCAGCTGTGAGAACAGAACAATAGACACGACTGAGGCACATGATGTCCACTTCAAGGAAAGAAGAGCCGTCATGCAGAAAATGAAG gctgatCTAAGGGAGGCCCTGAAGGAGAATGTGAGGTTAGCCAACGAGTACCGTGTCCTACAGAAAGTCCTGATTAGCGCCAAGCGAGaggctgtgtttgtttttgacgAGAAAAACCGGGCAGAAGTGTCATTCCAGGAACGCAAACAG CTTTCTTTGTTGCAGAAGAGGATGCACAAAGCCATGGTGAAATACTTCAACCACCGCAGCCTCCACAGTCAAGCTGAACTGGCCTATTTCCAGAGCCTCTCTAATGCGAACAACCAGAAAATAACAACCGTGCAG GAGGAGTTGTCAAAGGCAATTCAACGCCTCTCGGCTTTCCTGCACTCACTGACAGATGACTCAACTACCACCGGCGACGACGCAAACAAACAATCCGGCCCGGACGCCAATGGATTGAGCAGCGCGATACAGGCGGTTCAGATAGCGGTGTAA
- the LOC125293577 gene encoding coiled-coil domain-containing protein 178 isoform X6: MPDVELLKYPSREGASSLQDQEDRQTVCPSRRRSCALVNTPSPCVNKAVCHIQELKGKLESWLQLVKHVLNGHITHLRSEGKNLNNNMLGLTSGDGKEDGLPKELCIEGIGLLGGGFTLFDPSNGMNTLRKEAMDILMEVAYLIDRLEADRQEAKEALLKEKQTRERLRKKMDSLTLWRQQEFPVVIQNEHEACMRDIRELNWHLIRKKGKLEQVKDKVTHTQVLHLRLNEDIDFVKKHGPLVKEKLVMETDIMNKIRAAQIEADESFAKATKNLLNFECELKKEEDDFQMQKKEFVQELAKLQLHRKEQQEKYEELKSLWVGLSEKVKNTEEAITKMDDVFKSLSQQIPELEKQEDIYNDKVMALKMEIEMEVANTDHIKKCKADLQKHISESRQAGETKVAELENHLCQRRKELMALQEESKELELEIEDYTKKIHQSEQAIKQLQVDMRRIQLKIGQNEDARTKTQTELSQVMALHCSTKAKLEDLEHLTFTEEQSNRKVTKNLKKKIMVEMKDIAILKGKISAAKVEFNEKKERADNEMKELQSEFEKASSTTAALEIVVKELRKIYSDKTEQTKNLKDELANLQMVKQNCSNELQAKRNAKLQSLNAVRELHNNVSERYEDAKSRITELRSISVEYREESDMMERTAKFLPAIIEELQSICDGIQYKHEMALTVMTSLQQDITSCENRTIDTTEAHDVHFKERRAVMQKMKADLREALKENVRLANEYRVLQKVLISAKREAVFVFDEKNRAEVSFQERKQYSVSEERGW, translated from the exons ATGCCTGACGTGGAACTGCTGAAATACCCCTCGAGGGAAGGAGCGTCCAGTTTACAAG ATCAGGAGGACCGTCAGACGGTGTGTCCCAGTAGGCGTCGCAGTTGCGCCTTAGTTAACACTCCATCACCATGTGTGAACAAAGCTGTCTGCCATATCCAAGAGCTAAAAGGGAAGCTGGAGAGCTGGTTGCAGCTGGTAAAGCACGTCTTAAACGGCCATATCACA CATCTTAGGTCAGAGGGGAAAAATCTGAACAACAACATGCTTGG GTTGACATCTGGTGATGGAAAAGAGGATGGCCTTCCAAAAGAACTGTGTATTGAAGGCATAGGACTTCTTGGAGGTGGCTTCACTTTATTTG ATCCTTCCAATGGGATGAACACATTGCGAAAAGAAGCCATGGATATCCTTATGGAGGTGGCGTACCTGATTGACAGACTTGAAGCAGATCGTCAAGAAGCTAAGGAGGCTCTCCTGAAGGAAAAGCAGACGCGTGAAAGACTCAGGAAGAAAATGGACAGCCTTACACTCTGGAGGCAGCAGGAGTTTCCTGTAGTAATTCAGAATG AGCATGAGGCCTGCATGCGTGACATCCGTGAGCTGAATTGGCACTTGATACGAAAGAAGGGGAAACTGGAACAAGTGAAAGACAAGGTGACCCACACTCAGGTGTTGCACCTCAGACTGAATGAAGACATTGACTTTGTGAAGAAGCATGGCCCTCTTGTCAAAGAGAAGCTCGTGATGGAGACTGATATCATGAACAAGATCAGAGCTGCGCAGATTGAG GCTGATGAGTCGTTTGCAAAGGCCACCAAAAACCTGCTTAACTTTGAGTGTGAGTTGAAAAAAGAAGAGGATGACTTTCAAATGCAAAAGAAGGAGTTTGTGCAGGAGCTGGCCAAATTGCAGCTCCATCGAAAGGAACAACA GGAGAAGTATGAGGAACTGAAGTCACTCTGGGTTGGGCTCAGTGAAAAAGTCAAAAACACTGAGGAAGCCATTACAAAAATGGATGATGTGTTTAAGAGCTTGTCTCAGCAAATCCCTGAACTGGAGAAACAGGAAGATATTTACAATGATAAG GTTATGGCACTGAAGATGGAAATAGAGATGGAGGTGGCCAACACGGATCACATCAAGAAGTGCAAAGCAGACCTGCAGAAACACATTAGTGAATCT AGGCAAGCAGGTGAAACCAAAGTAGCTGAGTTAGAGAACCATCTTTGTCAAAGACGAAAAGAACTAATGGCCTTACAAGAGGAATCGAAGGAACTAGAGCTAGAGATTGAAGACTACACCAAAAAAATCCACCAAAG TGAGCAGGCcataaagcagctgcaggtggaCATGAGGCGCATCCAGCTGAAGATTGGCCAGAACGAGGATGCGAGGACCAAGACCCAGACTGAGCTTTCCCAGGTCATGGCCCTCCACTGCTCCACCAAAGCCAAGCTGGAAGACCTGGAGCATCTGACCTTCACAGAGGAGCAGAGTAACCGG AAAGTGACAAAGAACCTGAAAAAGAAGATAATGGTTGAAATGAAAGATATTGCCATCCTCAAG GGTAAGATATCTGCAGCCAAAGTGGAGTTCAATGAGAAAAAGGAGAGGGCCGACAATGAAATGAAGGAACTTCAGAGTGAGTTTGAGAAAGCCTCCTCCACTACAGCTGCTCTGGAGATAGTAGTCAAGGAGCTAAGAAAGATTTACAGCGACAAAACAGAG CAAACTAAGAACCTGAAGGATGAGCTGGCAAACCTCCAGATGGTAAAGCAGAACTGCTCTAATGAACTTCAAGCAAAGCGCAATGCTAAACTCCAAAGTCTGAATGCAGTCAGG GAATTGCACAATAATGTCTCTGAAAGATATGAGGATGCCAAGTCTAGGATCACAGAGCTTCGTTCAATATCTGTAGAGTACAGAGAAGAATCAGACATGATGGAAAGGACTGCCAAATTTCTGCCTGCCATCATTGAGGAGTTACA GAGTATCTGTGACGGCATTCAGTATAAGCACGAGATGGCCCTTACAGTTATGACCAGCCTACAGCAGGATATCACCAGCTGTGAGAACAGAACAATAGACACGACTGAGGCACATGATGTCCACTTCAAGGAAAGAAGAGCCGTCATGCAGAAAATGAAG gctgatCTAAGGGAGGCCCTGAAGGAGAATGTGAGGTTAGCCAACGAGTACCGTGTCCTACAGAAAGTCCTGATTAGCGCCAAGCGAGaggctgtgtttgtttttgacgAGAAAAACCGGGCAGAAGTGTCATTCCAGGAACGCAAACAG TATTCCGTCTCAGAAGAAAGGGGCTGGTGA